In one Drosophila pseudoobscura strain MV-25-SWS-2005 chromosome X, UCI_Dpse_MV25, whole genome shotgun sequence genomic region, the following are encoded:
- the LOC6901804 gene encoding uncharacterized protein yields MLAKQQPKAATSDADSDSDDDDAQMRQFMEAADHTLLTNAMFQRGAAATDSKPAPATVAQAPPPPKSERHLDEQGAAAGAGAASDLRITEEMQTHIWGKLSSIIQDQIEFCDQIPADDLPKEEPCHDQVRLVSNADCYLSAEIVDTGPPGPQKKPTIKRRTLNEDRSPAAKALALADVAISGESIIEGKDTLSWAKSKPRQGKLFEYKATDQQGHKLQALHPVNEFTERRIQNKWNESKIRRKKKK; encoded by the coding sequence atgcTCGCTAAACAGCAACCCAAAGCGGCAACTAGTGACGCTGATAGCGACtccgacgacgatgacgcaCAAATGCGTCAATTCATGGAAGCCGCCGATCACACACTGCTCACCAATGCCATGTTCCAGAggggggcagcagcaacagactCAAAACCGGCGCCGGCAACCGTAGCCCAGGCGCCGCCTCCGCCTAAAAGCGAACGCCACTTGGACGAGcagggtgctgctgctggtgctggtgcagcCAGCGATCTACGTATCACCGAAGAAATGCAAACCCACATATGGGGAAAACTTAGCTCAATTATCCAAGATCAAATCGAGTTCTGTGATCAGATACCCGCCGATGATCTACCGAAAGAGGAGCCCTGCCACGACCAGGTGCGCCTCGTGTCCAATGCCGACTGCTACTTGAGCGCAGAGATAGTGGACACAGGACCCCCTGGACCACAGAAGAAGCCCACCATCAAGAGACGCACTCTCAACGAGGACCGCTCACCCGCCGCAAAGGCATTGGCTCTGGCCGATGTGGCCATTAGCGGCGAGTCGATTATAGAGGGAAAGGACACGCTTTCGTGGGCCAAGAGCAAGCCACGACAGGGTAAACTCTTCGAGTACAAAGCGACCGATCAGCAGGGCCACAAGCTGCAGGCCCTCCATCCA